From the Lathyrus oleraceus cultivar Zhongwan6 chromosome 4, CAAS_Psat_ZW6_1.0, whole genome shotgun sequence genome, one window contains:
- the LOC127073900 gene encoding RNA-dependent RNA polymerase 2, translating to MGTTSSETPSVRVYNIPQCATAKDLLNFLESTLGPSSVFALEIFTDHSNWKSRGSGRIQFETFQAKSEAISLSLNNKLLFNSHFLRLSFSSDDIVPRPSLPSNRLHNGVLHVGFPNGPDCMSVLQSWEGVRGWIMPERNRLDFWVTHNDQCFKLEIPFENMLECDGYCSDDSKPNALLLKLKYAPRIYQKKEGPNVASKFKANRYRFCKDNFEFTWVRTTDFTNLKSIGHSTSFFWEIVEDSFDSEVFRSFPLYRENLKDLSLEDGEELCSPTETVPLVKYRPDSKLPYEALFQLNSLVHTQKISLASVDDELIDLLASLDEETMAVIFQKLHKLNSTCYEPLKYVKTQLHVLSIKKKSVLPLQQKRLADNNIMRCHRALITPSKIYCLGPELETSNHVVKHFASYASDFMRITFVEEDWSKLPTNAISTSLQRGIFAKPFKTEIYKRVLNILRDGVLIGSKRFEFLAFSASQLRSNSVWLFASNDKVKAADIREWMGSFNNIRSVSKCAARMGQLFSSSRQTFEMAPQDVDLIPDIELTSDGINYCFSDGIGKISQTFARQLAQKLKLDQNRIPSAFQIRYGGYKGVIAVDPHSFRKLSLRNSMLKFESKNSMLCVTKWSESMPCFLNREIISLLSTLGVKDEALLALQEGQMQLLGKMLTDREAALDVLESLSGADSKSILVKMLHGFYEPNSEPYLSMMLKAHYAYQLSDLKSRCRIFVPKGRVLIGCLDETGILNYGQVFVRISVTNTKEKPGDENLRNVNGDDSTCIIVGKVVVTKNPCLHPGDIRVLDAVYNEELEENGLKDCLVFPQKGPRPHPNECSGGDLDGDLFFVSWDNDLIPAQTDNPMDYTGRRPRIMNHQVTLEEIHQFFVDYMISDTLGAISTAHLVHADREPDKARSRKCLELAELHSMAVDFAKTGAPAEMPRALKPREFPDFMERFEKPMYVSKGVLGKLYRALVESTLQVRSNIVLSEKLTEEAYDHQLEVNGFEVFLETASSHREMYAQKMSSLMSFYGAETEDEMLTGNLLKRASYLQRDNRRYGDMKDRILISVKDLQHEAKGWFESDCQPDEYQLMASAWYHVTYHPKYYHESSTFLSFPWIVGDILLHIKSANSSL from the exons ATGGGAACGACTTCATCGGAAACACCCTCAGTTCGCGTCTACAACATACCACAATGCGCCACCGCAAAAGACCTCCTCAACTTCCTTGAATCCACCCTAGGTCCTTCCTCCGTCTTTGCCCTAGAAATCTTCACCGACCACTCCAACTGGAAATCCCGCGGTTCCGGCCGTATCCAGTTCGAAACCTTCCAAGCCAAATCAGAAGCCATATCTCTCTCCCTCAACAACAAACTCCTCTTCAACTCCCACTTCCTCCGCCTCTCTTTTTCCTCCGATGATATCGTACCTAGACCTTCCCTTCCCAGTAACCGTCTCCATAACGGTGTTCTCCATGTCGGTTTCCCTAACGGTCCTGATTGCATGAGTGTTCTTCAGTCATGGGAAGGCGTTCGAGGTTGGATCATGCCTGAAAGGAACAGGCTTGACTTCTGGGTTACTCATAATGATCAGTGTTTCAAACTTGAGATTCCTTTTGAAAATATGTTGGAGTGTGATGGCTATTGTTCTGATGATTCTAAACCTAATGCCCTACTCTTGAAG CTGAAATATGCGCCAAGGATATATCAGAAAAAGGAGGGGCCAAATGTAGCTTCCAAGTTTAAGGCTAATAGGTATCGATTTTGTAAGGATAATTTTGAGTTTACGTGGGTGCGCACCACTGACTTCACAAATTTAAAATCAATTGGACACTCTACCTCGTTTTTCTGGGAAATTGTGGAAGATTCGTTTGATTCTGAGGTTTTTCGGAGTTTCCCGCTTTACAGAGAGAATTTGAAGGATCTAAGTCTGGAAGATGGGGAAGAATTATGTTCTCCAACCGAAACGGTTCCACTTGTTAAGTATCGCCCGGATTCTAAGTTGCCTTATGAAGCTCTATTTCAATTGAATTCTCTTGTACATACTCAGAAGATTAGTCTTGCTTCAGTGGATGATGAGTTGATTGACTTGTTGGCAAGTTTGGATGAAGAAACTATGGCTGTGATTTTTCAAAAATTGCACAAGTTGAATTCCACTTGTTATGAGCCTCTAAAATATGTGAAGACTCAATTACATGTGCTTAGTATAAAGAAAAAAAGTGTTCTCCCATTACAACAGAAAAGGTTGGCGGATAATAACATAATGAGATGTCATCGAGCCTTGATTACCCCGTCAAAGATTTATTGCCTTGGTCCTGAGCTCGAAACGTCAAACCATGTGGTAAAACATTTTGCGTCATATGCTTCAGACTTCATGAGGATTACATTTGTTGAAGAGGATTGGAGTAAGCTTCCAACTAATGCAATATCAACTAGTTTACAAAGGGGAATCTTCGCAAAGCCTTTTAAAACTGAAATATATAAGCGGGTATTGAATATTCTTCGAGATGGTGTTTTAATTGGATCAAAAAGATTTGAGTTTCTTGCCTTCTCTGCTAGTCAACTGCGGTCAAACTCTGTTTGGTTATTTGCGTCTAATGACAAAGTGAAAGCAGCAGATATCAGAGAATGGATGGGAAGCTTCAATAATATCCGCAGTGTTTCTAAATGTGCCGCCAGAATGGGTCAGTTATTCAGTTCTTCCCGGCAAACTTTTGAAATGGCCCCTCAAGATGTGGATTTAATTCCAGATATTGAACTCACCTCTGATGGTATAAACTACTGTTTCTCAGATGGTATTGGAAAGATTTCCCAAACTTTTGCACGGCAGCTTGCTCAAAAGCTAAAATTGGACCAAAACCGGATTCCTTCAGCATTTCAAATTCGGTATGGTGGATATAAAGGTGTCATTGCTGTTGATCCCCATTCTTTTAGGAAGTTATCATTGCGTAACAGTATGCTGAAGTTTGAATCCAAAAACAGTATGCTTTGCGTCACCAAATGGAGTGAGTCAATGCCGTGCTTTCTTAATCGAGAGATTATATCCCTGCTGTCAACATTAGGAGTAAAAGATGAGGCGCTTTTGGCATTGCAAGAGGGTCAAATGCAGTTGCTAGGAAAGATGTTGACTGATAGGGAGGCAGCTTTGGATGTTCTAGAAAGTTTAAGTGGAGCTGATTCAAAAAGCATTCTAGTGAAGATGTTGCATGGATTTTATGAGCCGAACAGCGAGCCTTACCTATCAATGATGCTCAAGGCTCATTATGCATACCAGTTATCTGATTTGAAAAGCAGATGCCGGATATTTGTCCCCAAGGGCCGAGTCTTGATAGGCTGCTTGGATGAAACCGGTATTTTGAATTATGGCCAAGTATTTGTCCGCATAAGTGTGACAAATACTAAGGAAAAACCTGGAGATGAAAATTTAAGGAACGTTAATGGTGATGATAGCACATGCATTATAGTTGGTAAGGTGGTGGTCACCAAAAATCCTTGTCTTCACCCAGGAGATATCAGAGTCCTTGATGCTGTCTACAATGAAGAATTAGAAGAAAATGGATTGAAGGATTGCCTTGTATTTCCACAAAAAGGACCTAG GCCTCATCCAAATGAATGCTCTGGAGGCGATCTTGATGGGGATTTGTTTTTCGTAAGCTGGGACAATGATCTAATCCCAGCTCAAACTGATAATCCAATGGACTACACAGGAAGAAGACCTCGTATAATGAATCACCAGGTGACACTAGAG GAAATACACCAATTTTTTGTTGATTACATGATCAGCGATACTTTGGGCGCTATCTCCACCGCACATCTGGTTCATGCTGACCGTGAACCAGATAAGGCCAGGAGTAGAAAATGTCTGGAGTTGGCCGAGCTTCATTCCATGGCTGTTGACTTTGCAAAGACCGGAGCTCCTGCAGAAATGCCTAGAGCTTTGAAACCAAGAGAGTTTCCCGATTTCATGGAGAGGTTTGAAAAGCCTATGTATGTATCTAAAGGGGTACTAGGAAAACTATACCGTGCCTTAGTTGAGTCAACATTGCAAGTAAGGTCTAACATTGTCTTGTCCGAGAAGCTGACTGAAGAAGCATATGATCATCAACTTGAGGTTAATGGTTTTGAGGTCTTTCTTGAGACTGCCTCAAGTCACAGAGAAATGTATGCACAGAAGATGAGCTCTTTAATGAGCTTCTATGGAGCAGAGACCGAGGATGAAATGCTAACAGGTAACTTGCTAAAACGTGCTTCTTATTTGCAGCGCGATAACAGGAGATATGGAGATATGAAGGATCGAATTCTGATATCGGTGAAGGATCTTCAACATGAAGCTAAAGGATGGTTTGAAAGTGATTGTCAGCCAGATGAATATCAACTTATGGCATCTGCATGGTATCATGTGACCTATCATCCCAAATATTACCACGAAAGCTCCACCTTTTTAAGCTTCCCATGGATCGTTGGTGACATTTTATTGCATATCAAGTCTGCAAATAGCTCACTATAG
- the LOC127073901 gene encoding uncharacterized protein LOC127073901, with translation MSVEQELESDSTPAAHVQQRSNALCFPTCFASRRRSIWWERVRSASFSQSHPTTTTTTGDRWWSRGLKALKKLRDWSEIVAGPRWKTFLRKFNQHRSSRRMAKYQYDPLSYALNFDEGQNEDSRHDGFRNFSTRYAAVNVKSVAPEPGCEIDGLV, from the coding sequence ATGTCCGTTGAGCAAGAGCTTGAATCTGACTCCACACCCGCCGCTCATGTCCAACAGCGATCAAACGCCTTATGCTTCCCCACCTGCTTCGCCTCACGCCGCCGTTCCATTTGGTGGGAGCGCGTCCGCTCCGCCTCCTTTTCTCAATCCCATCCCACCACTACCACCACCACCGGTGACCGATGGTGGTCGCGCGGTCTCAAGGCCTTAAAGAAACTCCGAGACTGGTCGGAGATTGTCGCTGGTCCAAGATGGAAAACGTTTCTCCGGAAATTCAACCAACACCGATCCTCCAGACGCATGGCTAAGTACCAATACGATCCATTGAGTTACGCCTTGAACTTCGATGAAGGACAGAACGAGGATAGCCGCCACGACGGATTTCGAAATTTCTCCACGCGGTACGCCGCCGTTAACGTTAAGTCAGTTGCGCCGGAGCCGGGTTGTGAAATTGACGGTTTGGTGTGA